A stretch of Aureispira sp. CCB-E DNA encodes these proteins:
- a CDS encoding AAA family ATPase, with translation MEKFVYPLLYYQLSENRVLGLLVGTHHQIIDKDIKHVKSSLTTHLKRLYKKYDDYPYTPFESFRLKTFEVKVRPVYRDNNRSYPSSKVLKVPVDAVFGPTDQGHFCCFLPLLGESFYYYDSKLLVSLVQNFAMNILNKKTPDEIYRMITGLRPNLDEISLRINLYREYNFSNGWSFTDKFKELEAMAERYPQSKSLRKNMASFPEVAWELEREVGEAVDKIVSTRSNILLVGKHGTGKSSVLRQAMRKITAKSSKLDLTFWQLMAQRITARAKYLGEWQQNVEELLYELECANGILWVVDMVQLLQTGGEGPEDSVAAFLTSFLQNGKLQMVGEVTPAQLESMRRMLPGFVENFQLIELEELPEHKIQSILDKFADYCRQNMKVEIDKKALSVSYRLLLRYYPYESFPGKGVKFLSQCINQALQENRTQITKKEVIDNFIKQTGMPELFLRDDLLLDDKELTAYFKNRIIGQDTAIESLANVVKIFKAGLNSPAKPIATMIFAGPTGVGKTASTKALAEYFFGKGQKKSPLVRIDMSEFQHPAQLARFIGGGGEIGKLVQEIRERPFSVLLLDEVEKADPSVFDALLTVLDEGLLVDAYGRVTNFRNTIIIMTSNLGASNRASVGFGREDTTNYESAIGKFFRPEFVNRIDHIVTFNALEQEHIRAITRLELEALNKREGVDKRQVTLSFTEQLESHLAEVGFDKRYGARPLQRALENEIIAPLAKWLLEHPNIKGCALRLDLVDGQLKIES, from the coding sequence ATGGAAAAATTTGTTTATCCTTTATTATATTATCAACTATCAGAAAATAGAGTACTAGGACTGTTAGTTGGAACACACCACCAGATTATAGATAAAGACATTAAACATGTCAAATCAAGTTTGACAACCCACTTAAAACGGTTGTATAAAAAATACGACGACTATCCTTATACACCTTTTGAATCTTTTCGTCTAAAGACTTTTGAGGTAAAGGTGCGTCCTGTATATCGAGATAACAATCGTTCTTATCCTTCTAGCAAAGTACTTAAAGTGCCTGTAGACGCTGTTTTTGGACCGACTGATCAAGGCCATTTTTGCTGCTTTTTACCATTGCTCGGAGAGAGTTTTTATTATTATGATAGCAAATTATTAGTATCGTTGGTACAGAATTTTGCGATGAACATTCTCAATAAAAAAACACCTGACGAGATATACCGTATGATTACAGGCTTGCGCCCAAATTTGGATGAAATTTCACTGCGTATTAATCTATATAGAGAATATAATTTTAGCAATGGTTGGAGTTTTACGGATAAATTTAAGGAGTTAGAAGCTATGGCAGAACGCTATCCGCAGTCTAAATCATTGCGAAAAAACATGGCGTCATTTCCTGAAGTAGCCTGGGAACTAGAAAGAGAAGTAGGGGAAGCGGTAGACAAAATAGTTAGTACTCGCTCCAATATTTTATTGGTTGGAAAACACGGAACGGGCAAAAGTTCTGTTTTGAGACAAGCAATGCGAAAGATTACTGCCAAATCTTCTAAGTTAGATTTGACTTTTTGGCAATTGATGGCGCAACGAATTACCGCACGAGCAAAATATTTGGGAGAGTGGCAACAAAATGTAGAAGAATTATTGTACGAGTTAGAGTGTGCCAATGGTATTTTGTGGGTGGTGGATATGGTGCAGCTATTGCAAACAGGAGGAGAAGGACCAGAAGATAGTGTCGCTGCATTTTTGACCTCATTCTTACAAAACGGCAAATTGCAAATGGTAGGAGAAGTAACTCCCGCTCAATTAGAAAGCATGCGCCGAATGCTGCCTGGGTTTGTAGAAAACTTTCAACTTATTGAATTAGAAGAATTGCCAGAACACAAGATTCAATCTATCTTGGATAAATTTGCCGATTACTGCCGACAGAATATGAAGGTAGAAATTGACAAAAAAGCCTTATCGGTTAGTTATCGATTGCTGTTGCGTTATTACCCTTATGAAAGTTTTCCTGGCAAAGGAGTGAAGTTTTTGAGTCAATGCATCAATCAAGCCTTGCAAGAGAATAGAACTCAGATTACTAAAAAAGAAGTGATTGATAATTTTATCAAGCAAACAGGAATGCCAGAACTTTTTTTGAGAGATGATTTGTTGTTGGATGACAAAGAATTGACAGCCTATTTCAAAAATCGAATCATTGGACAAGATACAGCGATTGAGTCGTTGGCAAATGTTGTAAAGATTTTTAAAGCAGGATTGAACAGCCCTGCGAAACCTATTGCTACGATGATCTTTGCAGGCCCAACAGGAGTTGGAAAAACAGCATCGACAAAAGCCTTGGCAGAATATTTCTTTGGAAAAGGACAGAAAAAATCGCCCTTGGTACGCATTGACATGAGTGAGTTTCAGCACCCTGCGCAATTGGCTCGATTTATTGGAGGTGGTGGAGAAATTGGTAAGCTGGTTCAAGAGATTCGAGAACGCCCATTTTCGGTACTTTTATTGGACGAGGTAGAGAAAGCAGATCCTTCGGTGTTTGATGCGCTATTAACTGTTTTGGATGAAGGTTTGTTGGTGGATGCCTATGGTCGTGTAACCAATTTTAGAAATACGATTATTATTATGACCTCTAATTTAGGGGCATCCAACCGAGCTTCTGTAGGTTTTGGTCGAGAAGATACCACCAATTATGAATCGGCTATTGGCAAGTTTTTTAGACCTGAATTTGTGAATAGAATTGACCATATTGTTACTTTTAACGCTTTAGAACAGGAGCATATTCGAGCGATTACACGTTTAGAATTAGAAGCCTTAAACAAACGAGAAGGAGTTGATAAACGTCAAGTTACTTTGTCTTTTACAGAACAGTTGGAGTCGCATCTGGCAGAAGTGGGGTTTGACAAACGCTATGGAGCAAGACCGTTGCAACGTGCTTTGGAGAATGAAATTATAGCTCCTTTGGCAAAATGGTTGCTAGAACACCCCAACATAAAAGGGTGTGCCTTACGTTTAGACTTAGTAGATGGACAGTTGAAGATTGAAAGTTGA
- a CDS encoding DUF5995 family protein: MKAKTIDEVIEALDLIIEDAKKTNNSKGYFAALYRKVTKRVKEGIAAGEFEDGERMERLDVLFANRYLNAYDNYFEGQTTTKSWTVAFDHTKQYWPIVLQHLLWGMNAHINLDLGIAAAAVAPGDSIHSLKKDFDRINALLASLVGEVEQELSEIWPTLKYILTLSQKIDDFLVNFSMKAARDGAWRFALKLAAAAEEERWKLIKDRDETIKEIANCVDPPGFIPRLVFALIRLGEKRDIAKVIEILE; encoded by the coding sequence ATGAAAGCTAAAACAATTGATGAAGTGATTGAAGCATTGGATTTGATTATTGAAGATGCTAAAAAAACAAATAACTCTAAGGGGTACTTTGCTGCGTTGTATCGAAAAGTAACCAAACGAGTAAAAGAAGGTATTGCAGCTGGAGAATTTGAAGATGGAGAACGAATGGAGCGTTTGGACGTGTTGTTTGCCAATCGTTATTTGAATGCTTATGATAACTATTTTGAAGGGCAAACAACAACTAAAAGCTGGACGGTTGCTTTTGATCATACCAAGCAGTATTGGCCTATTGTATTGCAACATTTGCTATGGGGCATGAACGCCCATATTAACCTAGACTTAGGTATTGCAGCGGCAGCAGTAGCACCTGGCGACTCGATTCATAGCTTGAAAAAGGATTTTGATCGTATCAATGCATTGTTGGCTAGTTTAGTTGGCGAAGTAGAGCAAGAACTTTCTGAAATATGGCCGACCTTAAAATATATTCTTACCTTGTCCCAAAAAATAGATGACTTTCTGGTCAACTTTAGCATGAAAGCAGCCCGAGATGGTGCTTGGCGATTTGCCTTGAAATTAGCAGCAGCAGCAGAAGAAGAACGTTGGAAATTGATAAAAGATAGAGACGAAACGATTAAGGAAATTGCCAACTGCGTAGATCCGCCAGGTTTTATTCCTCGATTGGTTTTTGCCTTAATAAGATTGGGAGAAAAAAGAGACATTGCTAAAGTTATAGAGATTTTGGAATAA
- a CDS encoding pseudouridine synthase, which translates to MKQKEELGQLPNCFIPFEESMDEFVLPEKFTFPFYYEPHPISIFAAKKLQVYLETQSDWKHNFYATEGTDEMAIGKMFGVLVVKTKDNRLGYLAAFSGKLANENHHAKFVPPVFDMLREDGFFVAGVKVINAINQAIKDLETKEEYLAYQSYLKAEIELSEARLAFKRKQMKEDKKRRKATREAGRNRLSPQAFKVLEQELKDESLGQQYYYKQLVKFWKARIAMTQAEVAIYENELMALKEARKEKSAALQRQLFNQYVFLNKDKEEKSLYDIFLPTINDVPPAGAGECAAPKLLQYAFLHDMKPIALAEFWWGESPKSAIRKHGYFYPACRGKCEPILGHMLAGIPMDENPMLTNPAEGKTIDILYEDEDLLVINKPADFFSVPGITIKDSVLLRMKQRYPTATGPLTVHRLDMSTSGLMLIAKKKEIHKSLQYQFIKRTIKKRYVALLDGYVDGAGGFIDLPHRVDLDDRPRQIVCFEHGKNARTKWEVIERSNNQTRVYFYPITGRTHQLRVHAAHPLGLNVPIIGDDLYGKKGERLLLHAESIEFVHPVTKELMTMQVDPEF; encoded by the coding sequence ATGAAGCAGAAAGAAGAGTTAGGGCAACTGCCAAATTGTTTTATTCCTTTTGAGGAATCAATGGATGAGTTTGTATTGCCTGAAAAATTTACATTCCCATTTTATTACGAACCACATCCTATTAGCATTTTTGCAGCAAAAAAACTGCAAGTTTATCTAGAAACGCAATCGGACTGGAAGCATAATTTTTATGCTACGGAGGGAACCGATGAGATGGCTATTGGTAAAATGTTTGGTGTATTAGTGGTTAAAACAAAGGACAATCGCTTGGGCTATTTAGCCGCTTTTTCAGGTAAGTTGGCGAACGAAAACCACCACGCAAAGTTTGTTCCTCCTGTGTTTGATATGCTAAGAGAAGATGGCTTTTTTGTTGCGGGAGTAAAGGTTATTAATGCAATTAATCAAGCGATCAAAGACCTCGAAACAAAAGAGGAATACTTGGCTTATCAAAGCTATTTAAAAGCAGAAATAGAACTGTCAGAAGCTCGTCTTGCTTTCAAACGAAAGCAAATGAAAGAAGATAAGAAACGAAGAAAGGCAACTAGAGAAGCGGGGCGAAATAGGTTGAGTCCTCAAGCGTTTAAAGTTCTAGAACAGGAGTTAAAAGATGAAAGCCTTGGTCAGCAATATTATTACAAGCAATTGGTAAAGTTTTGGAAAGCTCGAATTGCAATGACTCAAGCAGAGGTGGCTATTTATGAGAATGAATTGATGGCTTTGAAAGAGGCTCGAAAAGAAAAATCTGCTGCCTTACAACGTCAGTTGTTCAATCAATATGTGTTTCTGAATAAAGATAAAGAGGAGAAGAGTTTGTATGATATTTTTCTACCGACAATAAATGACGTGCCTCCAGCTGGAGCAGGAGAATGTGCGGCTCCAAAATTGTTACAATATGCCTTCTTGCACGATATGAAACCCATTGCTTTGGCGGAGTTTTGGTGGGGGGAGTCTCCTAAATCTGCCATTAGAAAACATGGCTATTTCTATCCTGCTTGTAGAGGTAAGTGTGAACCAATTTTGGGACATATGTTGGCTGGTATTCCAATGGATGAAAACCCTATGTTGACCAATCCTGCGGAAGGAAAAACCATTGACATTTTATACGAGGATGAAGACTTGTTGGTCATTAATAAACCCGCCGATTTTTTCTCTGTACCAGGAATTACTATTAAGGATTCTGTGTTGCTTCGAATGAAACAGCGTTATCCAACAGCTACAGGACCTTTGACGGTACATCGTTTAGATATGTCAACGTCTGGATTGATGCTCATTGCCAAAAAGAAAGAAATTCACAAAAGCTTACAATATCAATTTATTAAACGAACAATCAAGAAACGTTATGTCGCTTTGTTGGATGGTTATGTAGATGGAGCGGGTGGTTTTATTGATTTGCCGCATCGGGTAGATTTGGACGATCGCCCAAGGCAGATTGTCTGCTTTGAACATGGAAAAAATGCTAGGACAAAATGGGAGGTTATTGAACGTTCCAATAATCAAACTAGGGTTTATTTTTATCCTATCACAGGACGAACACATCAATTGCGTGTCCATGCAGCACATCCCTTGGGACTCAATGTTCCAATTATTGGAGATGATTTGTATGGAAAAAAGGGCGAACGTTTGTTGTTGCATGCTGAATCTATCGAATTTGTTCATCCTGTGACAAAGGAATTGATGACAATGCAAGTAGACCCTGAGTTTTAG
- a CDS encoding S41 family peptidase: protein MKLNILIYLLLIQAVFAQSQNRTLDLPKVEEDLNMLLDDLSNNYAYWEEKKIDINCLREHYSQKVAGLKTEADAVLLFEYLLDEFYDSHLILNTNTPTSFRLYAPIYAQLINGKPIISNVWQSQMEPLEVELIGAEIQQINGVNFDQAIEHFPTHCQDKNDPIVREWIANKLLAGRYNEKRVLTLKLRNQKVVPFDLDEIVVKKEAHLLDFGQKKNIGWIRINNSLGQDALVNAFDSALNVLSETQGLVLDLRNTVDGGDTYEARGIMGRFIQEPTPYQMHAYVEKAYDNPAQNPLIKRLWMELVVPRGKVYQGKVVVLVGRWTGSMGEGLAIGFDGMKRATVVGTEMERLAGEIEFFPFQHRSYGYRLPVAKLFHVAGTPREQFVPKHYVKQQTNKRDEAIEKAFEMLAK from the coding sequence ATGAAGCTTAACATACTAATCTACTTATTGTTGATACAGGCGGTTTTTGCTCAGTCACAAAATAGAACATTAGACTTACCTAAAGTAGAAGAAGATCTCAATATGTTATTGGATGATTTATCTAATAACTATGCCTATTGGGAAGAGAAAAAGATAGACATTAATTGCCTTCGAGAGCACTATAGTCAAAAAGTGGCTGGTCTAAAAACAGAAGCAGATGCCGTCTTGTTGTTCGAATATTTGTTAGACGAATTTTATGACAGTCACTTAATTTTAAATACCAATACACCAACTTCTTTTCGTTTGTACGCTCCAATATATGCACAACTTATCAACGGAAAACCGATCATTTCAAATGTTTGGCAGAGTCAGATGGAGCCATTAGAAGTAGAGCTAATTGGCGCAGAAATTCAACAAATTAATGGCGTTAATTTTGATCAGGCAATAGAGCATTTTCCAACGCATTGTCAAGATAAAAATGATCCTATTGTTAGAGAATGGATTGCCAATAAATTATTAGCAGGGCGTTATAATGAAAAAAGAGTATTGACTTTAAAGCTGCGTAATCAGAAAGTTGTACCATTTGATTTGGATGAAATTGTTGTTAAAAAAGAAGCGCACTTACTCGATTTTGGTCAAAAGAAAAATATAGGCTGGATTAGAATTAACAACTCCTTAGGGCAAGATGCTTTGGTCAATGCTTTTGATAGTGCTTTGAATGTATTGTCTGAAACTCAAGGATTGGTTTTAGACTTGAGAAACACAGTAGATGGTGGAGATACTTACGAAGCGAGAGGAATTATGGGGCGTTTTATTCAAGAACCTACGCCTTATCAAATGCACGCTTATGTTGAAAAAGCTTATGATAATCCTGCTCAGAACCCTTTGATTAAAAGACTTTGGATGGAGTTGGTTGTTCCTAGGGGCAAGGTGTATCAGGGAAAAGTAGTCGTTTTGGTTGGACGATGGACGGGGAGTATGGGAGAAGGGTTGGCAATTGGTTTTGATGGAATGAAACGAGCTACTGTTGTTGGGACAGAAATGGAACGTTTGGCTGGTGAAATAGAGTTCTTTCCTTTTCAGCATCGTTCTTATGGCTACCGCCTACCTGTTGCAAAACTATTTCATGTGGCTGGTACGCCTAGAGAACAATTTGTTCCTAAGCATTATGTCAAACAACAAACTAATAAAAGAGATGAAGCCATTGAAAAAGCCTTTGAAATGCTAGCTAAGTAA